Below is a genomic region from Ammonifex degensii KC4.
CTGCCTTGCCAGGTAGGGACGCGCGGGAAAAAGCGCTGTGCCGCGACGGCACCTGTGTCCTGTGCGGCTCCCGGAAAGACCTCCAAGTACACCACCTGGTACCGAGGTCGAAAGGCGGCACTGACACCCCAGCCAACCTGGTCGTTCTTTGCCGGGAGTGCCACAGGAAGCTCCATGCAGGTCATAGACCCCACGGCTGAAGCCGGGGGCTTGTCCTCCAGGTTTCGGCCGTAGGCCACGAGGCCTCGCTATGATCAGCCTCAGAGGCCTGACCCGAAGGACAAGGGGATGAAGGCCCTACGTTACCGGGGAGAGCCAGAGTTCGCACTCCGGGATGCTCCTCCAGTCCCGAGACCCTGCAACCCGGCGGTTAAACAGCGAGCTGGGGGTGCAGCGAGCGGTGCCGCCGGGAGGAGGCCGCCCGGTAACATTGGCGAGGAGGGAGGCTGGGGAGAGTCCGCCCCGGCCCGTCACGAGCCCCGTAAGGGGCCTCCGGAAGGAGGAAAGGGAGTGTGGTCTTCGTACTGGACAGGAAGGGAAGGCCGCTCATGCCCTGCTCTGAGAGACGGGCGAGGAAGCTCCTGGAACAGGGCCGCGCCGTGGTGGTGCGGCTCGAGCCCTTCGTCATCCGGCTCAAAGACCGGGTGGCGGAGGAAGCTTCTCTCCAACCGCTCAGGCTCAAGATCGACCCCGGTTACGAGGTCACCGGGATCTCCGTGGTGCGGGTGGCGGGAGGGAAAGAGGTGGTCGTCTACTTCGCCGAAGTCCACCACCGCACGGACGTACCCGGGAAGCTCCTCTCCAGGAGGCAGGCGAGGAGGAGCCGCCGTAGCCGCAAGACCAGGTACCGCGAGCCCCGCTTCGACAACCGTAGAAAACCGGAGGGCTGGCTACCGCCGAGCGCGGAAGCCCGCGTAAGCCAGGTGTTCTCGGTGGTCGGGAAGCTTGTCCGGTGGTTGCCCGTCACGGAAATCGTGGTGGAGTCGGCCAAGTTCGACACCCAGAAGCTCCAAAACCCGGAGGTCTCCGGCGTCGAGTACCAACAGGGAGAGCTCCAGGGCTACGAGGTCAGGGAGTACCTGCTGGAGAAGTACGGCCGCAGGTGCGCCTACTGCGGGAAAGAAAATGTGCCGCTGGAGGTGGACCACGTGGTCCCGAAGTCGAGGGGCGGTACCGACCGGGTGTCCAACCTGACCCTGGCCTGCCGGGAGTGCAACCAGGCCAAGGGGAACAAGCTCCCCCAGGAGTGGCTGGAAGAGTTGAAGGACTCCGGGCGGGCGGTGGACAGGAAGCGGGCGGAAAACGTACCGAAGGTCCTGGCCCGGCTCAAGGAGCCCTTGAAGGCCGCGGCCTGCATGAACGCGACGCGGTACGTCCTGGTGGAGAGGCTCAGGGCGCTCGGCCCGCCCGTCCTCACCGCGACCACCGCCCAGACCAAGTACAACCGGGCGAGGTTTAACCTCCCCAAGACCCACTACTTCGATGCCTGTTGTGTGGGGGAGGTGTCCGGCGAGTTGGAGGTTGCCGCAGGGTATGTACAGGTCTTCCGGGCCGTGGGGCGCGGGACGAGGCGGGTGGCGAACCTCGACCGACACGGCTTTCCCAGGGGGCACCGGGCGCGGGAGAAGGTTCACTTCGGCTTCGCGACGGGCGACCTGGTGGTGGCGGAAGTGCCCAACGGGAAGTACGCTGGGAGGTACGTGGGTTACGTGGCCGTGCGGCGGAGCGGGTATTTCGACCTGAAGGACCTTTCCGGCAGGCGGGTGTGCCAGGGGATAGCCTTTCACCACTTCAAGCTCGTCCAGCGCTTCGACGGCTGGCGCTACGAGAAGTTTAAGGTTGCGGCGCTTTCCTCCCCACACCTTAAGGTGGGGGCCTCCAGCGCCGCTTAAGGATGGTGAAGAGAGGCTGGACAGGAAGGGCAGGACCTTTGCCTGGGTGGCACACGCAGTCCTGGGCAAAGCGTACCTCCTGGCCTTGCTTTCCTGCTTCGGTGAGGTCAGGACGTGCGAAGGCTGGCAGACGGAAGAGTGGCGGGAAGGTCTTGGCCTGGCAAAGTCACACGCAAACGACGCTTTAAGCCTCTTCCCGCCAGAAAGACCGCTTAAAATCTTCGGGCCGGAGCACCTTATTTACCCACTTCGCAGGCGCAGGTGGGAGGACAACCCCACGAAGACCTGCGAGGGAAGGAACGGTTTCCGTCACTGGGACGTGGTGCGGGCTATGAGGGCGGGGAAGGTGGTGTTTGGGTGTGTGCGGAGCCTCAAGGCGCGGGCCATGACCCTGCGGACGGCGGGGGACGGCAACTTCGAGGTGTCTTACTCGAAAGCGGAGCTCCTGCACCGCCCGCGCGGTCCGGCTTACGTGCCGGTCTGGTAGGCGCTGACAGTACTTGATAGCAGCTTAGAAGGAGGTGGAAGATTTCTTATGCCCATGAACGAACCACCGCTGGATGACCTCTTGAAACTCACCAAGAACCGCTATATTCTGGCCATACTGGCGGCTAAGCAGGCAAGGAAAATTAACGAAAAAATGAACGCAGGGCTTATAGACGACGGCATGAAGCCCGTATCCCGGGCGTTGCGTCAGATTGCCGAGGGCAAGGTAAAATTCGCCTATCCAGAGAAAGGAAAGGAAGGATAGTATTGCTACCTCAGGTGGCGAATGGGTTGCGGGGGAAGAAGATAACCGTAGGAGTGACCGGGGGTATAGCGGCCTACAAGGCCGCTGAATTGGTTTCTTTGCTCGCCCGGGCGGAAGCGGAGGTGAACGTGGTTCTCACCCGGGCAGCCAAAGAGTTTGTCACCCCGCTCACCTTCGAGGTGCTGGCGGGCCGCCCGGCCTTTTGCCACCTTTTCGGCGGTCCGGACCGGATTCCCCATATCACTTTAGCCCGCAACACCGACCTTCTGGTGATCTACCCGGCTACCGCCCATTTTTTGGCCCAGGCAGCCTGGGGCCTGGCTTCCGACCTGCTGACCACCATGCTGTTGGCCTACAGGGGGCCGGTGCTCGTCTGCCCGGCTATGAACAGCCAAATGTACCTTCACCCTGCCGTGCAAGAGAACTTAAAGCGCCTAGAAAGCCGGGGGTATATCGTTCTGCCGCCGGAAGAGGGAAGGCTGGCCTGCGGGGAAAAGGGGCCGGGGCGCCTCCCTCCTCCCGAGCGGGTGCTGGAAGAAATAGCTCGCTTCTTCCTCCCCCAGGATCTGAAAGGATTGAACTTTCTGGTGACTGCTGGTCCCACCTGGGAGCCCTGGGATGAGGTGCGGGTTTTAACCTCCCGGAGCTCCGGGAAGATGGGATACGCGGTGGCCCGGGCGGCCCGCGACCGGGGAGCCAAAGTCACCTTGATAAGCGGTCCTACCGGCCTTCTGCCGCCGTCCGGGGTGGAGTTCGTGAGGGTCACCACCGCCCTGGAGATGAAGGAAGCGGTGGAGCGACATTTTGAGCAGGCAGATGTGCTAGTCATGGCAGCGGCCGTCAGCGACTACCGGCCCTCAGAACAGGTGGCGGGCAAGATAAAGAAAGGGCCCGAGAAAATCACCCTAGAGCTAGTGCGCAACCCCGATATCCTGGAGGA
It encodes:
- the coaBC gene encoding bifunctional phosphopantothenoylcysteine decarboxylase/phosphopantothenate--cysteine ligase CoaBC, whose amino-acid sequence is MANGLRGKKITVGVTGGIAAYKAAELVSLLARAEAEVNVVLTRAAKEFVTPLTFEVLAGRPAFCHLFGGPDRIPHITLARNTDLLVIYPATAHFLAQAAWGLASDLLTTMLLAYRGPVLVCPAMNSQMYLHPAVQENLKRLESRGYIVLPPEEGRLACGEKGPGRLPPPERVLEEIARFFLPQDLKGLNFLVTAGPTWEPWDEVRVLTSRSSGKMGYAVARAARDRGAKVTLISGPTGLLPPSGVEFVRVTTALEMKEAVERHFEQADVLVMAAAVSDYRPSEQVAGKIKKGPEKITLELVRNPDILEELGRKKGKRVLVGFAAEAGEVVEKARTKLKAKNLDLVVANDITQEGAGFGSDTNIVTVLFADGRQVQLPRLDKLTCAHRLIDLMVKLIPGREAQ
- the iscB gene encoding RNA-guided endonuclease IscB — its product is MVFVLDRKGRPLMPCSERRARKLLEQGRAVVVRLEPFVIRLKDRVAEEASLQPLRLKIDPGYEVTGISVVRVAGGKEVVVYFAEVHHRTDVPGKLLSRRQARRSRRSRKTRYREPRFDNRRKPEGWLPPSAEARVSQVFSVVGKLVRWLPVTEIVVESAKFDTQKLQNPEVSGVEYQQGELQGYEVREYLLEKYGRRCAYCGKENVPLEVDHVVPKSRGGTDRVSNLTLACRECNQAKGNKLPQEWLEELKDSGRAVDRKRAENVPKVLARLKEPLKAAACMNATRYVLVERLRALGPPVLTATTAQTKYNRARFNLPKTHYFDACCVGEVSGELEVAAGYVQVFRAVGRGTRRVANLDRHGFPRGHRAREKVHFGFATGDLVVAEVPNGKYAGRYVGYVAVRRSGYFDLKDLSGRRVCQGIAFHHFKLVQRFDGWRYEKFKVAALSSPHLKVGASSAA
- the rpoZ gene encoding DNA-directed RNA polymerase subunit omega, which gives rise to MPMNEPPLDDLLKLTKNRYILAILAAKQARKINEKMNAGLIDDGMKPVSRALRQIAEGKVKFAYPEKGKEG